In Massilia violaceinigra, one DNA window encodes the following:
- a CDS encoding tetratricopeptide repeat protein, whose translation MKKYLFCLGLMLAGVAHADELADANALFAKKAYPQALQLYTKLANAGNAEAQLHMGEMYFYGEAGTVDLAKAEAWFKKSAAKGNKTAAGSLEMIKKREARRADLDYWIGKYDGADLTTGQFRCPAPRIPAMSKQNEEIESVSAKVAAWQDCYNGFVRNLNEASPLTKRIPKDVADLLTKEETEQSRVYLEGVYAGIAENAKVSAKLVLADFGAWRSATDAYIKEHNRIVTEAATTAPRKGD comes from the coding sequence ATGAAGAAATACCTGTTTTGCCTGGGCTTGATGCTCGCCGGCGTGGCGCACGCGGACGAACTGGCCGACGCCAACGCCCTGTTTGCGAAAAAGGCCTATCCGCAAGCGCTGCAGCTGTACACCAAGCTGGCCAACGCCGGCAACGCCGAAGCGCAGCTGCACATGGGCGAGATGTATTTTTACGGCGAGGCCGGCACGGTCGACCTGGCCAAGGCCGAAGCCTGGTTCAAGAAGTCCGCAGCCAAGGGCAACAAGACCGCCGCCGGCTCGCTGGAGATGATCAAAAAGCGCGAGGCGCGCCGTGCCGACCTGGATTACTGGATCGGCAAATACGATGGCGCCGACCTGACAACGGGCCAGTTCCGTTGCCCGGCGCCGCGCATTCCCGCCATGTCGAAGCAGAACGAAGAAATCGAGAGCGTGTCGGCCAAGGTCGCGGCTTGGCAGGATTGCTACAACGGCTTCGTGCGCAACCTCAACGAGGCCAGCCCGCTGACCAAGCGCATTCCCAAGGATGTGGCTGACTTGCTGACCAAGGAAGAAACCGAGCAGTCGCGCGTGTATCTGGAAGGCGTGTATGCGGGCATCGCCGAAAACGCCAAGGTGTCGGCCAAGCTGGTGCTGGCCGACTTCGGCGCGTGGCGCAGTGCCACCGACGCCTATATCAAGGAACACAACCGCATCGTCACCGAAGCGGCGACGACAGCGCCGCGCAAGGGCGACTAG
- a CDS encoding SPOR domain-containing protein gives MGLFSFLNKNKQESTEDSGYYSKSDDDTVAARARSKRASSAGEPAARRGKDARAAADPVLPEKKRARRRLVGAVALALGVAVGLPMVLDSEPKPLAGDIDIRIPSKDKVAPQAQPRAVAAADALDKREEIVDVPPVPMVTLPKERPVPREEIKPEAKPEVKTVAKPEVKPAVKPDVKPVAKPEPKPVVKPEPKVVAKPEVKPDKPKPEPKVAEVKHVEKVPEKHVEKTVEKPVDKPLAKAPPKVEEKEKPAVKPPVPDAQRAISILEGKAPEKAVDENQRFVVQVAALATQEKVNELQAKLSGAGIRSFTHKIPTQSGDRIRVQVGPFSKDEAEKVRAKLSKMGLSGIMVPG, from the coding sequence ATGGGCTTGTTCTCGTTCCTCAATAAAAACAAGCAAGAATCCACGGAAGATAGTGGCTATTATTCCAAGTCGGACGACGACACCGTCGCCGCCCGTGCCCGTTCCAAACGCGCATCTTCCGCCGGCGAACCCGCAGCCCGCCGCGGCAAGGATGCGCGCGCCGCCGCCGATCCCGTTCTGCCCGAGAAAAAGCGTGCGCGCCGCCGGCTGGTTGGCGCCGTCGCGCTGGCGCTGGGCGTGGCGGTCGGCTTGCCGATGGTGCTCGATTCCGAACCCAAGCCGCTGGCCGGCGACATCGATATCCGTATTCCCTCCAAGGACAAGGTCGCGCCGCAGGCGCAGCCGCGCGCCGTGGCTGCCGCCGATGCGCTCGACAAGCGCGAAGAAATCGTCGACGTGCCGCCGGTGCCGATGGTGACGCTGCCGAAAGAAAGACCGGTACCGAGGGAGGAGATCAAACCCGAGGCCAAGCCCGAGGTCAAGACCGTGGCCAAGCCCGAAGTCAAGCCGGCGGTGAAACCCGACGTCAAACCGGTAGCCAAGCCGGAACCGAAACCGGTCGTCAAGCCCGAGCCCAAAGTCGTGGCCAAGCCCGAAGTCAAACCCGACAAGCCGAAGCCGGAGCCGAAAGTCGCCGAGGTCAAGCACGTCGAGAAAGTGCCCGAAAAGCACGTCGAAAAAACGGTCGAGAAGCCGGTTGATAAACCGCTTGCCAAGGCACCGCCCAAGGTAGAGGAAAAGGAAAAACCGGCCGTCAAGCCGCCGGTGCCGGACGCCCAGCGCGCCATATCCATCCTCGAAGGCAAGGCGCCCGAGAAAGCCGTCGATGAGAACCAGCGCTTCGTGGTGCAGGTCGCGGCGCTCGCCACCCAGGAAAAAGTCAACGAATTGCAGGCCAAATTGAGCGGCGCGGGCATCCGCTCGTTCACGCACAAGATACCGACCCAGTCGGGCGACCGGATTCGCGTGCAGGTGGGCCCGTTCAGCAAGGATGAAGCCGAAAAAGTGCGCGCCAAGTTAAGCAAGATGGGACTGTCGGGCATCATGGTCCCGGGCTGA
- the folC gene encoding bifunctional tetrahydrofolate synthase/dihydrofolate synthase, with the protein MSTLPTTLPDWLALLESRHAEVHINMGLERVRQVKERLNLAFSCPVIMVAGTNGKGSTCSMLEAILLRAGYKVGLYIKPHFLDFNERARINGDMASDGALIASFNAVEAQRGDIDLTYFEFTTLAIMHLLAGAKLDVAILEVGLGGRLDAVNVIDADVAIVTSIDIDHTDFLGTTRDEIGFEKAGIFRPGKAAICSDPVPPPTLIAHAEAIGADLWLLGRDFNYSGDKQQWNYGGREQRRNSLAYPSLRGANQLLNASAALAALEVLRFELPVGAQEVRTGLVVVELPGRFQVLPGRPTVILDVAHNPHAASALAQNLGNMGFHPYTYAVFGIMQDKDIDGVVAPMAQYVDHWCVANLPSPRAADPETLAATLAALPLGDAKPGERSVTTFADPAQAFANAMSRAGENDRIVVFGSFYTVAGVMAARKSSHH; encoded by the coding sequence ATGTCCACTCTCCCCACCACTTTGCCCGACTGGCTGGCTCTGCTCGAATCGCGTCACGCCGAAGTCCACATCAACATGGGCCTCGAGCGCGTGCGCCAGGTCAAGGAGCGCCTCAATCTGGCCTTCAGCTGCCCGGTCATCATGGTGGCCGGCACCAACGGCAAGGGCTCGACCTGCTCGATGCTCGAAGCGATCCTGCTGCGCGCCGGCTACAAGGTGGGCCTGTACATCAAGCCGCACTTCCTCGACTTTAACGAGCGAGCCCGCATCAACGGCGACATGGCGTCCGATGGAGCGCTCATCGCCAGCTTCAACGCCGTCGAAGCGCAGCGCGGCGACATCGATCTGACGTACTTCGAATTCACCACCCTGGCCATCATGCACCTGCTGGCCGGCGCGAAGCTCGACGTGGCGATCCTGGAAGTGGGTTTGGGCGGGCGCCTGGACGCGGTCAACGTGATCGACGCCGACGTGGCCATCGTCACCTCGATCGATATCGACCACACCGATTTCCTCGGCACCACGCGCGACGAAATCGGGTTCGAGAAAGCGGGCATTTTCCGCCCCGGCAAAGCGGCTATCTGCAGCGACCCGGTGCCGCCGCCGACCCTCATCGCCCACGCCGAAGCGATCGGCGCCGACCTGTGGCTGCTGGGGCGCGACTTCAATTATTCGGGCGACAAGCAGCAGTGGAACTACGGCGGGCGCGAACAGCGCCGCAATTCGCTGGCCTACCCGAGCCTGCGCGGCGCCAATCAGCTGCTCAACGCCTCGGCCGCGCTGGCCGCGCTCGAAGTGCTGCGCTTCGAACTGCCGGTGGGCGCGCAGGAAGTGCGCACCGGGCTGGTGGTGGTCGAGCTGCCGGGGCGCTTCCAGGTGCTGCCGGGACGCCCGACCGTCATCCTCGACGTCGCCCATAATCCGCACGCGGCGTCGGCGCTGGCCCAGAATCTGGGCAACATGGGCTTTCATCCCTACACCTATGCCGTATTCGGCATCATGCAGGACAAGGATATCGATGGCGTTGTTGCCCCGATGGCGCAATATGTCGACCACTGGTGCGTGGCCAACCTGCCATCGCCACGCGCGGCCGACCCGGAAACGCTGGCCGCTACCCTGGCGGCGCTGCCGCTTGGTGACGCCAAACCGGGCGAGCGCAGCGTCACAACCTTCGCCGATCCGGCCCAGGCTTTTGCAAATGCAATGAGTCGAGCCGGGGAGAATGATAGAATTGTGGTCTTTGGCTCCTTCTACACCGTCGCCGGTGTCATGGCTGCCCGAAAATCCTCACATCACTGA
- the accD gene encoding acetyl-CoA carboxylase, carboxyltransferase subunit beta, producing MSWLEKLLPPRIQRSDAAARKTMPEGLWVKCPSCEAVLYRTDLESNLHVCPKCSHHMRIRARERLDGLLDEGGRYEIGQETLPVDTLKFKDSKKYPDRLKAAMEATGETDALIVMGGAIMSLPVVVACFEFEFMGGSMGSVVGERFVRGAQIALEQKVPFICITATGGARMQEGLLSLMQMAKTTAMLTKLSEKKLPFISVLTDPTMGGVSASFAFMGDVVIAEPKALIGFAGPRVIENTVREKLPEGFQRAEFLVTKGAVDMIVDRRKMREEIARLLALLQDQAVEVLA from the coding sequence ATGAGTTGGTTAGAGAAACTACTGCCCCCACGAATCCAGCGTTCCGACGCTGCCGCGCGCAAGACCATGCCCGAAGGCCTGTGGGTCAAGTGCCCCTCCTGCGAAGCCGTCCTGTACCGTACCGACCTCGAATCGAATCTCCACGTCTGCCCGAAGTGCAGCCACCACATGCGCATCCGCGCCCGCGAGCGCCTCGACGGCCTGCTCGACGAAGGCGGCCGCTATGAAATCGGCCAGGAAACCCTGCCGGTCGATACGCTCAAGTTCAAAGACAGCAAAAAATACCCCGACCGCCTGAAAGCGGCGATGGAAGCGACCGGCGAGACCGATGCGCTGATCGTCATGGGCGGCGCCATCATGAGCCTGCCGGTGGTGGTGGCCTGCTTCGAATTCGAATTCATGGGCGGCTCCATGGGTTCCGTGGTCGGCGAGCGCTTCGTGCGCGGCGCCCAGATCGCGCTCGAACAAAAAGTACCGTTCATCTGCATCACCGCCACCGGCGGCGCGCGCATGCAGGAAGGCTTGCTGTCGCTGATGCAAATGGCAAAAACCACGGCCATGCTGACCAAGCTGTCCGAGAAAAAGCTGCCGTTCATCAGTGTGCTGACCGACCCGACCATGGGCGGCGTATCGGCGTCGTTCGCTTTCATGGGCGACGTGGTCATCGCCGAGCCGAAGGCACTGATCGGCTTTGCCGGCCCGCGCGTGATCGAGAACACCGTGCGCGAGAAGCTGCCTGAAGGTTTCCAGCGCGCCGAATTCCTGGTCACCAAGGGCGCTGTCGACATGATCGTCGACCGCCGCAAGATGCGCGAAGAAATCGCGCGCCTGCTCGCGCTGCTGCAAGACCAGGCGGTTGAAGTCCTGGCCTGA
- a CDS encoding cystathionine gamma-synthase family protein, whose protein sequence is MSEKKSYGFTTTILHNDRQKPIEHGSLHKPIHTSVTFGYNDARQLASVFQGKEPGFRYGRQGNPTISALEDKITKMEDGVSTLCFATGMGAIGAVFQALLRAGDHIVSSSFLFGNTNSLWQTAAGQGVEVAFADATDVANVEAALTPATRLVFVETIANPRTQVADLARIGRLCKERGILFVVDNTMTSPYLFRPKTVGAGLVVNALTKSIGGHGNALGGSLTDTGEYDWSAFPNIAANYKRNPPAQWGMAQLRAKALRDFGASLAPEAAHHIAVGAETLALRMERASASALAVTRMLEADERVAAVYYPGLASHPQHALASDLFKAYGSLFSFELKDGIDCFDYLNRLKLGISASNLGDTRTLVIPVSHTIFFEMGAERRASMGIAESLIRVSVGIEDTADLLDDFRCALD, encoded by the coding sequence ATGAGCGAGAAGAAAAGCTACGGCTTCACCACGACCATCCTGCACAACGACCGGCAAAAGCCGATCGAGCACGGGTCGCTGCACAAGCCGATTCACACGTCGGTCACCTTCGGCTACAACGACGCGCGCCAGCTGGCGTCGGTGTTCCAGGGGAAGGAGCCGGGCTTTCGCTACGGCCGCCAGGGCAATCCGACCATCTCCGCGCTCGAAGACAAGATCACGAAGATGGAAGACGGCGTATCGACCTTGTGCTTTGCGACCGGGATGGGGGCCATTGGCGCCGTGTTCCAGGCGCTGCTGCGCGCCGGCGACCACATCGTGTCGTCGTCGTTCTTGTTCGGGAATACCAACAGCCTGTGGCAAACGGCGGCCGGGCAGGGCGTCGAGGTGGCGTTTGCCGATGCGACCGACGTGGCCAACGTCGAAGCCGCGCTCACGCCGGCCACGCGCCTGGTGTTCGTCGAAACCATCGCCAACCCGCGCACGCAGGTGGCGGACCTGGCGCGCATCGGCCGGCTGTGCAAGGAACGCGGCATTCTGTTCGTGGTCGATAACACCATGACGTCGCCCTACCTGTTCCGGCCTAAAACGGTCGGTGCCGGGCTGGTGGTGAACGCGCTGACCAAGTCGATCGGAGGCCACGGCAATGCGCTCGGCGGCAGCCTGACCGACACCGGCGAGTACGACTGGAGCGCTTTCCCGAACATTGCGGCCAACTACAAGCGCAATCCGCCGGCGCAGTGGGGCATGGCGCAGTTGCGCGCCAAGGCCCTGCGCGACTTCGGCGCCTCGCTGGCACCGGAAGCGGCTCACCATATCGCGGTGGGGGCGGAAACGCTGGCGCTGCGCATGGAGCGCGCTTCGGCCAGCGCACTGGCGGTCACGCGCATGCTCGAAGCCGACGAGCGCGTGGCGGCGGTGTATTACCCGGGCCTGGCATCGCACCCGCAGCATGCGCTGGCGAGCGATCTGTTCAAGGCGTACGGTTCGCTGTTCAGCTTTGAACTGAAAGATGGCATCGATTGCTTCGATTACCTCAATCGCCTCAAGCTCGGTATCTCCGCCAGTAACCTGGGCGATACGCGCACCTTGGTGATTCCGGTGTCGCACACCATCTTCTTCGAGATGGGTGCCGAGCGGCGCGCCAGCATGGGTATCGCCGAATCGCTGATCCGGGTTTCGGTCGGCATCGAAGACACCGCCGATTTGCTCGACGACTTCCGCTGCGCGCTGGATTGA
- a CDS encoding cellulose-binding domain-containing protein, with protein MTLVHRLSTIAAACALCAAASAPASAASETYQWNSVAMGGGGFVSAVIPSKTQKGLAYARTDVGGAYRWDNTAARWVPLIDWASEDETGLLGIESIALDPKNAAKVYMLAGISYFNNGKTMILRSSDYGKTFIKTDVTALFKAHGNGMGRQTGERLQVDPGSSNILYVGTRANGLFKSVDSGATWARVASLNVTTTPNENGINFVSLDPSSVVGGAAQRIVVGVSRFGYVAPNLYRSNDGGKTFAPVAGAPTDLMPQRVARASDGNLYVTYANGAGPHGHWAQPEPMDRGQIWKYNVGTGAWTNVTPAGISSAFSGISVAPDNPNNLVASTVNTYQQQGNAWGDRIYTSANGGASWTDVIARGFAKDSAGVSWVGDKAIHWAGTVELDPFDTKAAWVSSGNGIFKTANINATPATWTFNVAGLEETVPLNLVSIPGGPLMSVIGDYDGFRHTDPTRYAPIHTPSIGSTTGLDFAARKTSVLARVGGNDNPGMYYSTDTGATWKKSALMNGKNGQVALSSDGTVLLHSPDNSATSYRSTDFGSSWTAVNGLNVTSARPVADAVNPRKFYAYDNGRMFVSTDGGVSFAPKASLQSGGSKVIRAVPNREGELWVPLYGAGLARSTDSGASFSSIGSVSYAAAVGFGAAAPGASFPTVFIWGTVGGVKGVHRSVDTGATWVRVNDDAHQYGGPGNGQFVIGDMNRYGVVYMSTAGRGIAIGVPGGTTTPPIDPPPPVEPPPTPTPTNQCVYQVRSQWPGGFNAAVQITNRGTSAMNGWSVSWTYSDGSKVASMWNAVLSGTNRYTATNVGWNGVIQPGQTVEFGFQGTSGSAGTQVPVLGGTTCAKAAK; from the coding sequence ATGACTCTCGTGCATCGACTCTCGACGATTGCAGCCGCCTGCGCCTTGTGCGCCGCCGCCTCCGCACCGGCCTCGGCCGCATCCGAAACTTACCAGTGGAACAGTGTCGCCATGGGCGGCGGCGGTTTCGTCTCGGCGGTGATTCCGAGCAAGACGCAAAAAGGCCTGGCCTACGCCCGCACCGACGTCGGCGGCGCATATCGCTGGGACAACACCGCCGCGCGCTGGGTGCCGCTGATCGACTGGGCGTCGGAAGATGAAACCGGCCTGCTGGGCATCGAATCGATCGCCCTCGACCCGAAAAATGCCGCCAAGGTATACATGCTGGCCGGTATCAGCTACTTCAACAACGGCAAGACCATGATCTTGCGTTCCTCGGATTACGGCAAAACCTTCATCAAGACCGATGTGACGGCCCTGTTCAAGGCGCACGGCAACGGCATGGGCCGCCAGACCGGCGAACGCCTGCAGGTCGATCCCGGTTCGAGCAACATCCTGTACGTGGGCACCCGCGCCAACGGTCTGTTCAAGAGCGTCGACAGCGGCGCCACCTGGGCCCGCGTGGCTAGCCTGAACGTGACCACCACGCCGAACGAAAACGGGATCAACTTCGTCTCGCTCGACCCGTCCAGCGTGGTGGGTGGCGCGGCCCAGCGCATCGTGGTGGGCGTGTCGCGCTTCGGCTACGTGGCCCCCAATCTGTACCGCAGCAACGATGGCGGCAAGACCTTCGCACCTGTCGCCGGCGCCCCGACCGACCTGATGCCGCAACGCGTGGCGCGCGCCAGCGACGGCAACCTGTACGTCACCTACGCCAACGGCGCCGGTCCGCACGGCCACTGGGCCCAGCCGGAACCGATGGACCGCGGCCAGATCTGGAAGTACAACGTGGGCACCGGCGCCTGGACCAACGTCACGCCGGCCGGCATCAGCTCGGCGTTCAGCGGCATCAGCGTGGCGCCAGACAATCCGAACAACCTGGTGGCGTCAACCGTCAACACCTACCAGCAGCAGGGCAACGCCTGGGGCGACCGCATCTACACCTCGGCCAACGGCGGCGCCAGCTGGACCGACGTGATCGCCCGCGGCTTCGCGAAGGATAGCGCGGGCGTGTCCTGGGTCGGCGACAAGGCGATCCACTGGGCTGGCACGGTCGAGCTCGATCCTTTCGATACCAAGGCGGCGTGGGTGTCGTCCGGTAATGGCATCTTCAAGACCGCCAATATCAACGCGACCCCGGCCACCTGGACCTTCAACGTCGCAGGGCTGGAAGAAACCGTGCCGCTTAACCTGGTCAGCATCCCGGGCGGACCGCTGATGTCGGTGATCGGCGACTACGATGGCTTCCGCCACACCGATCCGACCCGCTATGCGCCGATCCACACGCCATCGATCGGCAGCACCACCGGCCTCGATTTTGCTGCGCGCAAAACCTCGGTGCTGGCGCGCGTGGGCGGCAACGATAATCCAGGCATGTACTACTCGACCGACACCGGCGCCACCTGGAAGAAGAGTGCGCTGATGAACGGCAAGAACGGCCAGGTCGCGCTCTCGTCCGACGGCACCGTGTTGCTGCACAGCCCGGACAATTCGGCCACCAGCTACCGCTCGACCGACTTTGGATCGAGCTGGACTGCCGTGAATGGCTTGAACGTGACCAGTGCCCGTCCGGTGGCCGATGCCGTCAACCCGCGCAAGTTTTACGCCTATGACAACGGTCGCATGTTCGTCAGTACCGATGGCGGCGTGTCGTTCGCGCCGAAAGCGAGCCTGCAGTCGGGCGGATCGAAGGTGATCCGCGCGGTGCCGAACCGCGAAGGCGAGCTGTGGGTGCCGCTGTATGGTGCGGGTCTTGCGCGCTCGACCGATTCAGGCGCGAGCTTCAGCAGCATCGGCAGCGTGAGCTATGCCGCCGCGGTCGGCTTTGGCGCCGCGGCGCCGGGCGCCAGCTTCCCGACGGTGTTTATCTGGGGTACGGTCGGCGGCGTGAAAGGCGTGCACCGCTCGGTTGATACCGGCGCCACCTGGGTGCGCGTCAACGATGATGCTCACCAGTACGGCGGACCGGGCAACGGCCAGTTCGTCATCGGCGACATGAACCGTTACGGCGTTGTGTACATGAGTACCGCCGGACGCGGCATCGCCATAGGCGTGCCGGGCGGAACCACGACCCCGCCGATCGATCCGCCGCCACCGGTGGAACCGCCGCCAACGCCGACGCCCACCAACCAGTGCGTGTACCAGGTGCGCAGCCAGTGGCCGGGCGGATTCAACGCGGCGGTGCAGATCACCAACCGCGGCACCAGTGCCATGAACGGCTGGAGCGTGAGCTGGACCTACTCGGATGGCTCGAAAGTGGCCAGCATGTGGAATGCGGTCCTGAGCGGCACCAACCGCTACACGGCGACCAACGTGGGCTGGAACGGGGTGATCCAGCCGGGCCAAACCGTCGAGTTCGGTTTCCAGGGCACCAGCGGCAGCGCGGGCACCCAGGTACCGGTGCTGGGCGGAACCACTTGCGCCAAGGCGGCCAAGTAA
- a CDS encoding TIGR02450 family Trp-rich protein: protein MKIAHLIFFSVVARVLDRQLISGVPRAARRRAMRYAPRMNPLHPKKLLLSKWTALAPVNKEKHFIVIKVIEPEQPGEAVEWVDIDAVHSRQTRRIAWKTLRDETQWRQGWL, encoded by the coding sequence ATGAAAATTGCTCATTTGATATTCTTTTCGGTCGTGGCACGGGTGTTGGATCGTCAACTCATCAGCGGGGTTCCGCGTGCGGCGCGAAGGCGTGCGATGCGCTATGCTCCACGCATGAATCCCTTGCATCCTAAAAAATTACTGCTTTCAAAATGGACGGCGCTCGCTCCCGTGAACAAGGAGAAGCATTTTATCGTGATCAAGGTGATCGAGCCCGAGCAGCCCGGCGAGGCCGTGGAGTGGGTCGATATCGATGCCGTTCACAGCCGGCAGACGCGGCGCATCGCGTGGAAAACGCTGCGCGACGAAACGCAGTGGCGCCAGGGCTGGCTGTAA
- a CDS encoding CvpA family protein: MTEFDYVVLVILISSVIIGTLRGLVKEILSLISWVVAFVVANAYGAQLAPMLSVIPGETVRLMVAFVALFLGTRILMGLVMMAVDLMVKATGLSPANRLLGATFGLARGVVIVLAAVISCGMTDLPKQAFWTKAVSSPMAEEGARMVKTLLPADLARHVQF, encoded by the coding sequence GTGACAGAGTTCGATTATGTGGTGCTGGTGATCCTGATTTCCTCGGTCATCATCGGCACGCTGCGCGGCCTGGTCAAGGAAATCCTGTCGCTGATCAGCTGGGTGGTGGCCTTCGTCGTCGCCAACGCCTACGGCGCCCAGCTCGCGCCCATGTTGTCGGTGATCCCCGGCGAAACGGTACGCCTGATGGTCGCCTTCGTGGCGCTGTTCCTCGGCACCCGCATCCTGATGGGACTGGTCATGATGGCGGTCGACCTGATGGTCAAGGCCACGGGATTGAGTCCGGCGAACCGCCTGCTGGGAGCGACGTTCGGCCTCGCGCGCGGGGTTGTGATCGTGCTGGCCGCCGTCATCTCGTGCGGCATGACCGACCTGCCCAAGCAGGCCTTTTGGACCAAGGCGGTATCGAGCCCCATGGCGGAAGAGGGCGCGCGGATGGTAAAGACATTGTTGCCCGCTGATTTGGCGCGGCATGTTCAGTTTTGA
- the purF gene encoding amidophosphoribosyltransferase translates to MCGIVGVVSNNPVNQVLYDALLLLQHRGQDAAGIATSHSNMFSMHKANGLVRDVFRTRNMRSLQGNSGIGHCRYPTAGSSSEEEAQPFYVNAPFGITLAHNGNLTNQEQLKSEMFRNDRRHINTDSDSEVLLNVLAHEIQESTTGFTLDPDSIFKAVQAVHRRVRGAYAVVAQIAGHGLLAFRDPFGIRPLCIGTNETDNGTEYLVASESVALEGMGFRFLRDIAPGEAVFIDMDMKLHERQCADNPSLNPCAFEYVYLARPDSILDGASVYATRLKMGEYLADKVRQEFKSGEIDVVMPIPDSSRPAAIQLALKLGVEYREGFIKNRYIGRTFLMPGQAIRRKSVRQKLNAIGSEFKGKNVLLVDDSIVRGTTSQEIVQMAREAGARNVFFASAAPPVLFPNVYGIDMPTRDELIAYGRSTEEVCREITADALVYQDVDALKRAISDVNPALTSFEASCFDGVYVTGDVTPAYLDRLEFARHNPKAAPAEDAARTQLNLNLATAE, encoded by the coding sequence ATGTGTGGCATCGTCGGCGTCGTCTCGAATAACCCCGTCAATCAAGTGCTGTATGACGCTTTGCTGCTGTTGCAGCACCGCGGTCAGGATGCGGCGGGGATCGCAACCAGTCATTCCAATATGTTTTCCATGCACAAGGCCAATGGCCTCGTGCGCGACGTTTTCCGCACGCGCAATATGCGTTCGCTGCAGGGGAACTCGGGCATCGGCCACTGCCGCTATCCGACCGCCGGTTCGTCCAGCGAGGAAGAAGCGCAGCCGTTCTACGTGAATGCGCCGTTCGGCATCACGCTCGCGCACAACGGCAACCTGACCAATCAGGAACAGCTCAAGTCCGAGATGTTCCGCAACGACCGCCGCCACATCAACACCGATTCCGACTCGGAAGTGCTGCTCAACGTGCTGGCGCATGAAATCCAGGAATCGACCACCGGCTTTACGCTCGATCCCGATTCCATCTTCAAGGCGGTGCAAGCGGTGCACCGGCGCGTGCGCGGCGCCTACGCCGTCGTCGCCCAGATCGCCGGCCACGGCCTGCTGGCCTTCCGCGATCCGTTCGGCATCCGTCCGCTGTGCATCGGCACCAACGAAACCGACAACGGCACCGAATACCTGGTGGCCAGCGAATCGGTGGCGCTGGAAGGCATGGGCTTTCGCTTCCTGCGCGATATCGCGCCGGGCGAAGCGGTGTTCATCGACATGGACATGAAGCTGCACGAACGCCAGTGCGCCGACAACCCGTCGTTGAATCCCTGCGCATTCGAGTACGTGTACCTGGCCCGCCCCGATTCGATCCTCGACGGTGCTTCGGTCTATGCCACGCGCCTGAAAATGGGCGAGTACCTGGCCGACAAGGTGCGCCAGGAGTTCAAGTCGGGCGAAATCGACGTGGTCATGCCGATTCCCGATTCCTCGCGTCCTGCCGCGATCCAGCTGGCGTTGAAGCTGGGCGTCGAGTACCGCGAAGGCTTCATCAAGAACCGCTACATCGGCCGCACCTTCCTGATGCCGGGCCAGGCGATTCGCCGCAAGTCGGTACGCCAGAAACTGAACGCCATCGGTTCCGAATTCAAGGGCAAGAACGTGCTGCTGGTCGACGACTCGATCGTGCGCGGCACCACCAGCCAGGAAATCGTGCAGATGGCGCGTGAAGCGGGCGCCCGCAATGTGTTCTTCGCGTCGGCCGCGCCTCCGGTACTGTTCCCGAACGTGTATGGCATCGACATGCCGACCCGCGATGAACTGATCGCCTACGGCCGCAGCACCGAGGAAGTCTGCCGCGAGATCACGGCCGATGCCCTGGTGTACCAGGACGTCGATGCGCTCAAGCGCGCGATCTCGGACGTCAATCCGGCGTTGACCAGCTTCGAGGCGTCCTGCTTCGACGGCGTGTACGTCACTGGCGACGTCACGCCCGCATATCTGGACCGGCTGGAATTCGCGCGCCACAATCCGAAAGCCGCTCCGGCCGAAGATGCGGCGCGCACCCAGTTGAACCTGAACCTGGCGACCGCCGAGTAA